The Triticum dicoccoides isolate Atlit2015 ecotype Zavitan unplaced genomic scaffold, WEW_v2.0 scaffold122289, whole genome shotgun sequence genomic interval CGCGCGGCGGGGGCGCGCAAGCgcgacctcctccgcctcctcgcggcgTCCCTCCGCGCCATGGGCCACGACGCCGCGCTCTGCCTCTCCCGCTGGGACAAGTCGTCCTCCCACCCCGCCGGCGAGCACGCCTACGTCGACGTCCTCCTCCCCGCCGGCTCGGAGCGCGGCGACCGCGAGCGCGTCCTCGTGGACGTCGACTTCAGGTCCCAGTTCGAGGTCGCACGGCCCACCAAGGCCTACCGCGCCGTGCTGCAGCGGCTCCCGTCGGCGTTCGTCGGCAAGGAGGACCGGCTGCGCCTGCTGGTGGCCGCCGCCGCAGACTCCTCGCGCGCCAGCCTCAAGAAGCGCGGCCTCCACCTCGCGCCGTGGCGGAAGCCCGAGTACATGCGCGCCAAGTGGCTGTCCCGCTACGAGCGCGAggctcctcctccggcgccggatGCCTCTGCCAGTGAGCTCGCCGCCATCGGCGAGGGAGGCGGAGACGGAGCCAAAGCTTAATCAAGGATCGGCCATTAGTTGATTTTTTTTTTCTCCTGGGGAATTTGCAGCGCAGTCCCCGGGCGGGCAGGGACCGGATGCAGATGTTTTTGCTATATTTTCGTCCTTTTCTCTCTCATTTTGACCCTTTTGATGGGTAACGGAGTACTAGCAGTAACTTCCAGTAAGTATGTACCGGGAAGCAAGAGCAACTAAATAAATAAAATTTGTAGTGTTTAGTTCAAAAAAATTTATGTTAAATTGTTGCTTTTATACTCAGCAGCAAAGGAAATTTCTCACAACTAGTATGTGGCAGCCAGTGGAGAAATGTGATCGAACCATGAGCAAAAATGGGATGAAATCGAGTGGTAACCGACCGACCTATTGCAAATAAGGAATGCACTGAGTGGTGAACTGAACTGACATGAGTAATTTCGGGTTGCTTTCTTGATCGGTTTCCATATTATTGCCCACGCCGGGAGGGATGGATGGattctttgtgatttgtgaatgccacatgtcattCATCAGGACGTGTCTCACCTGATTTATTTATTTTTCCGATGGCGTGCGGTGCAGCTCGCTGGAGCTTGCCTGTTTGTGCGGAACAAGATACCCGGGAACTGACTGACAGCGCCTTCCATTCCCTGATCTGAAATCCTGGGCACGGACGCCGTGCCCCGTGCTGTAGTAGCTGAGACAGTGATCGATATTCTCGTCAGTAGAAAAACCATTTTGTGAACTGACCGGGGGGGCTGGACTAGAAGCGGCCAAACTGCACGCACCACACCGATGACGAATTCATCTTGGGATGAAGGCTCAGGGATTAAAAGAAGTTTCTCGAATAGTTTAAGATAGTGAGGTGGCTGTACTGTGCAAGCGAAGCGAAAGCTCTGCTCTCAGGTGACGCAAGAACAAGTGGATAGGACCGTCCATAGGGAGGAGTAGTATACATATATCTGCATCGGTGTACGCGTTCGTTCACGTATTGTTTAATTCAGCGCCATAAACAAGTGCCGTAAATCCGAATCTTTGGGAAAAGATAATCTGGGACAGGTCGCAGGGCcctgtggaagtgtagatctattcAGCTCAGCGTTCGCCTCCGGATCCCCTGCGATCTTTTCCTTGCCCGCGTACGCTTCCCATCATAACGCTTGTTCCATGATTGGGGAGAGGAGTATGGAGTGGTTCTTCAGTTAACCCTGTTCTCAACCTCCTTCCCGTGGAGGTGGAGTAACAAGTTTCTCGATCGCCTGGAGAGGAGGGGCTTTCTTGGACCAGATCGTGCATGTACTCCGCCGTGACGCATGTCTAGATGCACCCCCCTCCTGAAACACGTACTGGCACCTGCTGGTTGTACGTAGAGTGCTATCGTTGAACTGCTGCTGGTTTCTTTAATGGAAATCGGAAGGGCATAGCCCTTCTTTTATCAAAAAAGAGAAAAACGTAGATTGCTATCTGGACGCCATTAGTGATGGAGTTAAAATTAGTCCTGGCAGAAGAAACTATGTGTCCTACTGCATGTCCCAGTTTTTGCTTTGACTTGGCTCGAAAATTCCAGTCCTGCTCCGGCCAAGATCTGCATCCTTGTCACCTGCTCTGACCGGCCGTACGCGCCGCGCCGCGCGGCATCGATCGATCGACCGATCGGCCTGTGCCCGTGGCAGCAGCGCGCGTGCACGTACGGTGCGGCAGCGCACTCCGGAGCGACCGTAGTACGAACGAGCGGCACGGCTCACGCGTCACCGTCGTGGCCGTAAAATGTCGCGCGTTCCGGCGGCCGGTGCCCGCGGCGCTGCAACCCTGCCGGGCCGGGCCCGTACGCGAGCAATAGcgcgcatgcatgcacgtcgcgtACCAGTCGGAGCAGCGCGCGAGCGTGACCGCTGCATGCATGAACTGACTCAACAGCTGGTAGTACGTACGGTGCAACGGACGCCCATTTACGTACGTATGTACGTACCCAGTATTCACCTCGCCCAGCGCCAAGCTCCCGGCGCGCCGAGCGGAGCGGATCGGGTTTCGAACTTGAATTTGATCACGAGCTGCTCAAGGTCGAAAAGAGAGCTTCAGCCGTGTCAGCTGGGGCGGGGCACCGGCGCTGTAGCTTTGGATGACACCGGCTCCACTGCGGACAAGTCCGATGCTGTCTTCTTTCTTTTCCCCGTCGTCCACTGACGCGGCTTTATTGCGCTGTGCCCCGCTGCCCATCACACGATGATTGCGCTCCCCTTCCCACTTTTGCCTTtcgccctctcctctcctctcctctccgggaCGCAAAAGCGGGCGCCCCCTTTTTGTTTTGTTTCTGACCTGACGGGGAAAAAGGGACACGCATTTCTCTTGAGCGAGCGTCAGTCAGTGCGTGCGTGGGGCCTCGCATCGCATCGATCCTGCTCGGCTCGGTCTTATGATAAGAAGAAAAGCCTCGATCTATCTTGGTTTCACGATCACCAGTACTGTGTTGCGCACCACAAGTCCCGTTAGGTCACTGACGCTGGCGTGCCACTGGCCGACCATGGC includes:
- the LOC119343307 gene encoding uncharacterized protein LOC119343307, whose translation is MRAAAAQIDPSPSPSPAALAKSRLKRLFERQVLRVSPAERLPPISAGGEKDKEKDDLEPSSVCLDGMVRSFLEDGGGTVGERAPAARCCNCFNGGDASDDEDGPAAAEASAISDAAETIKGLVHCASLRERNLLADVSTLVERHRAAGARKRDLLRLLAASLRAMGHDAALCLSRWDKSSSHPAGEHAYVDVLLPAGSERGDRERVLVDVDFRSQFEVARPTKAYRAVLQRLPSAFVGKEDRLRLLVAAAADSSRASLKKRGLHLAPWRKPEYMRAKWLSRYEREAPPPAPDASASELAAIGEGGGDGAKA